Proteins co-encoded in one Rhodococcus sp. PAMC28707 genomic window:
- a CDS encoding alpha/beta fold hydrolase translates to MNTIQVNGATLSYEVSGPEDGTPVVLSHSLFFDHRMFDALAELLTSAGHRVFAYDHRNHGESSTHPRAEVSVDILTEDAAAFIEELRLGRVHFLGNSLGGFVALRLAARRPELLLSAVAMGSSAEEEHQLEAFAPLVEQLADIGGRENIDIVLYIMFGDTSLSAGTPAVEEWRGRIAELKPSIGDSAYQVIHRSRIVEELNGCTVPVLAISGTEDHAYPPPISDVNIAEASGGNYRSVEAAGHSVSLEQPAAVAEHVLAHFSAI, encoded by the coding sequence ATGAACACGATCCAGGTCAACGGCGCGACGCTGTCTTACGAGGTATCAGGACCGGAGGACGGCACCCCCGTCGTCCTCAGCCATTCACTGTTCTTCGATCATCGAATGTTCGACGCGTTGGCCGAACTCTTGACGTCCGCAGGGCACCGCGTCTTCGCGTACGACCACCGCAACCACGGCGAGAGTTCGACGCATCCGCGCGCCGAGGTGTCCGTGGACATCCTGACCGAGGACGCTGCTGCCTTCATCGAAGAACTGCGACTGGGTCGCGTGCATTTTCTGGGAAACTCGCTAGGCGGATTCGTCGCGCTTCGGTTGGCGGCAAGGCGGCCCGAGTTGCTGCTGTCCGCCGTCGCAATGGGCTCGTCGGCTGAGGAGGAGCATCAGTTGGAGGCGTTCGCTCCCCTCGTGGAGCAACTGGCCGACATCGGGGGGCGCGAGAACATCGACATCGTTTTGTACATCATGTTCGGAGACACCAGCTTGTCCGCAGGCACACCCGCCGTCGAGGAGTGGCGTGGCCGGATCGCCGAGCTGAAGCCCAGCATCGGCGACTCTGCCTACCAGGTGATTCACCGGTCGCGAATCGTCGAGGAATTGAACGGTTGCACGGTGCCGGTGCTCGCGATCTCCGGCACGGAAGATCACGCATACCCGCCGCCCATCTCGGACGTCAACATCGCCGAGGCATCCGGTGGCAACTACCGGAGCGTCGAAGCTGCGGGCCACTCGGTATCGCTCGAGCAACCCGCAGCCGTTGCCGAGCACGTGCTCGCGCACTTCTCGGCGATCTGA
- the hisC gene encoding histidinol-phosphate transaminase: MTARIRTDLDAIPAYVPGRNFPGAIKLASNETTQGPLPGVREKIAESVDTVNRYPDIRATALVDAVAAHVKVDPANIAVGNGSVSLCQEVVQIMCGPGDEVMYAWRSFEAYPIIARVAGATPVEVPLNAAHVHDLDAMLAAITERTRVIFVCNPNNPSGTVVARSALERFLDAVPAHVLVVLDEAYFEYARDNPEGEYTDGVELARDRRNVLVLRTFSKAYGLAGLRVGYAVGDSAVITAMSKVRIAFAVSSVAQQAALASLEAKDELLTRTDTLVAERKRVRTALIELGYDVAPSEANFVFLPLGALSGPYTEAAAEAGILLRAYGNDGVRITIGDPHENDAYLKYAATAAH, from the coding sequence GTGACCGCTCGCATCCGCACCGACCTCGACGCAATCCCCGCCTACGTACCCGGACGCAACTTCCCGGGCGCGATCAAGCTGGCCAGCAACGAGACGACGCAGGGTCCGCTCCCTGGGGTCCGCGAGAAGATCGCCGAGTCGGTCGACACCGTCAACCGCTACCCCGACATCCGGGCCACTGCCCTCGTGGACGCCGTCGCCGCGCATGTGAAGGTCGACCCGGCCAATATCGCAGTAGGCAACGGATCGGTGTCACTGTGCCAGGAAGTCGTCCAGATCATGTGCGGCCCCGGCGACGAGGTGATGTATGCGTGGCGGTCCTTCGAGGCGTACCCGATCATCGCGCGCGTCGCCGGTGCGACGCCGGTAGAGGTCCCGCTGAACGCGGCGCACGTGCATGATCTCGACGCCATGCTCGCCGCGATCACCGAGCGCACCCGCGTGATATTCGTCTGCAACCCGAACAATCCTTCCGGCACCGTCGTGGCCAGATCTGCACTCGAGCGATTCCTCGACGCGGTGCCCGCGCATGTCCTCGTGGTACTGGACGAGGCCTACTTCGAGTACGCCCGCGACAACCCGGAGGGTGAGTACACCGACGGTGTCGAATTGGCCCGCGACCGTCGCAACGTTCTCGTTCTCCGCACGTTTTCCAAGGCGTACGGGCTGGCCGGACTACGCGTGGGATATGCCGTCGGTGATTCGGCGGTGATCACCGCGATGAGCAAAGTTCGCATCGCATTCGCGGTGAGCTCCGTTGCACAGCAGGCAGCGCTGGCATCGCTCGAGGCAAAGGACGAGCTCCTCACCCGTACCGATACCCTTGTCGCAGAACGCAAACGGGTTCGCACTGCACTGATCGAGCTGGGTTACGACGTCGCGCCTTCGGAGGCGAACTTCGTGTTCCTACCACTCGGGGCCCTCTCCGGCCCCTACACCGAAGCCGCGGCAGAAGCTGGAATACTGTTGCGCGCCTACGGAAACGACGGGGTTCGCATCACCATCGGCGACCCACACGAGAACGACGCCTACCTGAAATACGCAGCTACCGCGGCTCATTGA
- a CDS encoding excalibur calcium-binding domain-containing protein produces MTSKTLFARIGLGSVVLAAAMMTAPAVAAADPITDFLCGTGSAQFCPPPLAPLLPPPPPVPAPAPSPAPQNAPPAPAPSTFQYKNCTEARDAGAAPVYRDEYGYGPHLDRDNDGVGCE; encoded by the coding sequence ATGACCAGCAAAACCCTCTTCGCACGAATTGGACTAGGTAGCGTCGTACTCGCCGCAGCGATGATGACTGCCCCGGCCGTTGCCGCAGCCGATCCAATCACCGATTTCTTATGCGGCACCGGTTCGGCACAGTTCTGCCCGCCGCCGCTCGCACCGCTCCTCCCACCGCCCCCGCCGGTTCCGGCCCCGGCCCCGTCCCCGGCCCCGCAGAATGCACCGCCCGCTCCCGCTCCCAGCACGTTCCAGTACAAGAACTGCACCGAGGCACGTGACGCCGGTGCTGCGCCCGTCTATCGCGACGAGTACGGATACGGTCCGCATTTGGACCGCGACAATGACGGTGTCGGCTGCGAGTAG
- a CDS encoding AraC family transcriptional regulator: MTTAADYVVSTIDTTLLPARDRPGFWREHVRFNHGGLDFAFDETMGFSGKTVVQRSEEFQLVEFSSDAIVYSRSAVAARSDDDRSLRVVVPRAGTFRCAHGDDRAIVGPGAAVAMSMAAPFSIEHGPGARAWVVSVPESAWPRSVVPVKPRVLDLASGMGAVAAAMTEQLSVQRDTLSANSFREVSDALTRMLVGVASDVSRWPDVAQAASALVKTQSDDPTLTPKTLARRLGWSLRHVQAVTQSVGTNPSEMIRTSRLVRARARLDDPAQCHRTVAEIAHQSGFGSVSTFNAVFREEFGMSPRQARVINEPR, from the coding sequence ATGACTACCGCAGCGGATTACGTCGTGTCGACCATCGACACCACATTGTTGCCTGCCAGGGATCGGCCGGGCTTCTGGCGTGAACACGTTCGCTTCAACCATGGTGGTCTCGATTTCGCCTTCGACGAAACGATGGGTTTCAGTGGAAAGACCGTCGTGCAGCGGTCCGAAGAATTTCAACTGGTGGAGTTCAGTTCCGATGCCATCGTCTACTCGAGGAGCGCCGTAGCCGCTCGCTCCGACGACGATCGGAGCCTGCGCGTCGTGGTCCCTCGGGCGGGCACGTTTCGATGTGCGCACGGTGACGATCGCGCCATCGTGGGCCCGGGCGCCGCGGTCGCGATGTCGATGGCGGCACCGTTCTCCATCGAGCACGGTCCGGGTGCGCGAGCATGGGTGGTGAGCGTGCCGGAATCGGCCTGGCCGCGTTCGGTCGTTCCCGTGAAGCCGCGGGTTCTCGACCTTGCCTCGGGTATGGGGGCCGTGGCAGCTGCAATGACCGAGCAGCTATCGGTACAACGAGATACTCTCTCGGCGAACAGTTTTCGCGAGGTATCCGATGCGCTCACCAGGATGCTGGTCGGTGTCGCATCCGATGTGTCCCGGTGGCCGGATGTCGCGCAGGCCGCGTCGGCGCTCGTGAAAACGCAGTCCGACGACCCGACTCTTACCCCGAAAACCCTTGCTCGACGCCTCGGCTGGTCGCTGCGGCATGTGCAGGCCGTGACGCAGTCGGTGGGCACCAACCCTTCGGAGATGATCCGGACCAGTCGACTCGTCCGCGCGCGTGCTCGGCTCGACGATCCCGCCCAGTGTCACCGGACGGTCGCCGAGATCGCCCATCAGTCGGGTTTCGGCTCGGTCAGTACCTTCAACGCGGTGTTCCGTGAGGAGTTCGGGATGAGTCCTCGGCAGGCGCGGGTCATCAATGAGCCGCGGTAG
- a CDS encoding alpha/beta hydrolase family protein, whose protein sequence is MHRRVLAALGTSIALSILGTGVVSAQPMPGTGSSDGPVTTFGESSQSSSVRIDHIEMITPRRAAVFVQSPSMNKIVQVQVLLPARGGPRPTLYMLDGVSAGKESDYAESTWTQKTDIVDFFADKDVNVVLPIGGSSSYYTNWNAPDPILGVNMWETFLTSELPPLIDARFSGNGTNAIAGVSMGAQGAMDLITRHPDLYTGVAGLSGCYDNSQPNLKDAVRATVATNGGNATNMWGENDDPKWVEHDPSRNAEALRGKDVYVSVGTGLPGPYELGPGGTGIESAAMGGPLEAAALYCTTLFDTKLRSIRIPAKFVYRPYGIHQWPYWQDDLRESWPTLRDALNI, encoded by the coding sequence ATGCACCGTCGTGTTCTGGCAGCGCTGGGAACCAGCATTGCGCTGTCGATACTGGGGACCGGTGTGGTGTCTGCTCAACCGATGCCCGGGACCGGAAGCTCCGATGGTCCCGTGACGACCTTCGGTGAGTCCTCACAGTCGTCTTCTGTTCGTATCGACCATATCGAGATGATCACACCCCGTCGTGCTGCAGTTTTCGTGCAGTCTCCATCGATGAACAAGATCGTTCAGGTTCAGGTGTTGTTGCCTGCAAGGGGCGGCCCGCGCCCTACCCTCTACATGCTCGACGGCGTCAGTGCCGGCAAAGAATCCGACTATGCCGAGAGCACGTGGACGCAGAAGACCGATATCGTGGACTTCTTCGCGGACAAGGACGTCAACGTCGTCCTCCCCATCGGTGGTTCGAGTAGTTACTACACCAACTGGAATGCCCCGGACCCCATCCTCGGCGTCAATATGTGGGAGACGTTCCTGACCTCGGAGCTACCACCGCTGATCGATGCCCGGTTCTCCGGCAACGGTACCAACGCGATTGCCGGCGTTTCCATGGGTGCTCAAGGTGCAATGGATCTGATCACCCGTCACCCCGATCTCTATACCGGTGTGGCAGGCCTGAGTGGCTGCTATGACAACTCGCAGCCGAACCTGAAGGATGCTGTTCGTGCCACTGTCGCGACCAATGGCGGTAACGCGACCAACATGTGGGGTGAGAACGACGATCCGAAGTGGGTCGAGCATGATCCGTCGCGTAACGCAGAAGCCTTGCGCGGCAAGGATGTCTATGTTTCTGTCGGCACCGGTTTGCCCGGCCCATACGAACTCGGACCGGGTGGCACGGGCATCGAGTCGGCCGCCATGGGCGGCCCGCTCGAAGCTGCCGCGCTTTACTGCACAACGTTGTTCGACACCAAACTTCGATCCATCCGCATACCGGCCAAGTTCGTCTATCGGCCTTACGGCATCCACCAGTGGCCGTATTGGCAAGACGATCTGCGCGAGTCCTGGCCGACGCTCCGCGACGCTCTGAACATCTAG
- a CDS encoding formate/nitrite transporter family protein: protein MSEEARRNDGDNDGPLEEELEESFDAVVSEGGERLHRTVRTVLITGFFGGLEVALGVMAYLAVLYETENHLLAGLAFGIGLVAIFLAHGELFTEDFLMPIAALVSRNGTPAQLARLWIGTLLSNLAGGWCVMWLVAHAFPQWLSVLSESAHHFVDAPLNLQSICLAILGGSTMTLLTRMQQGTKSDVAKIIAAMSAAFLLAGLQLFHSILDSLLIFGAIHAGADIGYRAWLDWFGYTVGFNIIGGVGLVTALRLVRTKELVKSERDRHPD, encoded by the coding sequence ATGAGCGAAGAAGCGCGACGTAACGACGGCGACAACGACGGTCCGCTCGAAGAGGAACTCGAGGAGAGCTTCGATGCCGTCGTCTCCGAAGGTGGTGAGCGTCTGCACCGAACCGTGCGCACGGTGCTGATCACAGGATTCTTCGGCGGTCTGGAAGTTGCACTGGGTGTCATGGCCTACCTAGCGGTGCTGTACGAGACCGAGAATCATCTACTGGCAGGGCTTGCGTTCGGAATCGGCCTGGTGGCGATCTTCCTGGCCCACGGTGAGTTGTTCACTGAGGACTTCCTCATGCCGATCGCGGCGTTGGTCTCCCGCAACGGCACACCTGCGCAATTGGCGAGGCTGTGGATCGGAACATTGTTGTCGAACTTGGCGGGTGGGTGGTGTGTGATGTGGCTGGTCGCGCATGCTTTCCCACAATGGCTGTCGGTGCTGTCGGAATCCGCGCACCACTTCGTCGACGCCCCGCTGAACCTGCAGTCGATCTGCCTGGCGATCCTCGGCGGCAGCACGATGACCCTGCTGACCCGCATGCAGCAGGGAACCAAATCCGACGTCGCGAAGATCATCGCGGCGATGTCGGCTGCCTTCCTGCTGGCCGGATTGCAGCTCTTTCACTCGATCCTGGACTCCCTGCTGATCTTCGGTGCCATCCACGCGGGCGCAGACATCGGCTACCGAGCATGGCTCGACTGGTTCGGCTACACAGTCGGCTTCAACATCATCGGCGGCGTCGGGCTGGTCACCGCCTTGCGTCTCGTACGAACCAAGGAACTGGTGAAGTCCGAGCGTGATCGCCATCCAGATTGA